In Capsicum annuum cultivar UCD-10X-F1 chromosome 7, UCD10Xv1.1, whole genome shotgun sequence, one genomic interval encodes:
- the LOC124885524 gene encoding uncharacterized protein LOC124885524 — protein sequence MPAAPPAGEAAVNNSRRLSLNQRRRHLFPPPPAATPPRTVAIKGPSIASRHPPPHLSSVNHGRFVTNPSQVLWSSCARMLPPSEISCLNLLFISLLLRFKSVLMCCINICVIINYGDCLGAGFYVLYVPCESLRQTNLGFVT from the exons ATGCCAGCAGCACCACCAGCCGGTGAAGCAGCCGTCAACAACAGCCGCCGCCTCTCCCTGAACCAGCGTCGGCGACACCTTTTCCCCCCTCCTCCAGCGGCGACTCCACCAAGAACCGTCGCCATAAAAGGCCCATCCATTGCTAGTCGCCACCCGCCACCTCACTTGTCATCGGTGAATCACGGCAGATTCGTGACGAATCCGTCCCAG GTACTTTGGTCGAGTTGTGCTAGAATGTTGCCGCCTTCAGAGATATCTTGCcttaatttactttttatttctcttttattacgATTCAAATCTGTACTAATGTGTTGTATAAACATCTGTGTAATAATAAATTATGGGGACTGTTTGGGAGCAGGGTTTTATGTGCTTTACGTACCATGTGAATCACTTAGGCAAACCAATTTAGGATTCGTTACTTGA